cacattttaaatttagactTCACTTCATCTACAGTTCTAAAAACAGTGTTAGCTTTAGTATGCTGTCAGACTGTAGTGACTGCAGTGATCCATTAACTATGGGCAAAACTGCCTCCTTTCACACCGGAATCACCCAGACCTGTTCTTGTTTGCTCTGTGTGGCCAGCAGGTAATGTTCATCATGAGGGTCCTCAGGGTCACCCTGGGACCTGTGCTGCAGAGTTGTCATTTTTTGTCCAACGATTCCAAAAGTTGCTGGGTAAAACAAAGCCATTGGAGCCTGTGcatggaaggaaaagaatgatCAAAACACTGCCTCTTGAAAATAACTGATCCATTAAATTTTGTTCTTCTAAAAACGAAACTGGCAGACTAGATCCTAGAAGTTAGACTGGGTAGTGTTCTTTTTTAGGAAGTAGCATTATTTCTTCAGTGTAATATAAGCCAGAAAACTCACTTCTCCAACTGAATGGGTAACATGACACCGCAAAATCTCAAAGCAATTGTAAAGTACCTAGTAATCTACTTTATAATTACCTAATAAGAAGGGTGCCTCTCCCTCTAAATAACTAATCACAGAGTGGTTAATTAACAAGAGTCCTCAGACCTATTCTAATTTGGTTTAGTGAATAATCTTGAAGCAGCCGACATTCTGACCTCATGAGGTTCCCAGAGAGTACATGTTCTCTCAGGCTGATTGAGCTTGGCTGGCTTTCTTTCTACCCACGAAAATATACACCCGCATGTTACCTGGAGTTTTTCATCTCCTAATCGAAACTGGTAAAGTAGGGCAGGGGAATCCGGATGTCGAATCTGAAATTCATGGTCCTGAAGCCCAGAGATGTCCTGATTCCAGGAAAAGATGCTGTCAGTGAATCAGTAAAAGTGCACGTAAACTCCTCCAAATACAATTAAGCCTGCCTTCCATCTACACCTCACCTATAAAAAGGCTGCCCTACGACTACCACTTGCAGTAGAACTGAATAAAACAAGAGTTCAATGATAACTTGCTTCCCTTTTAACATCTGTGAAATTTCCATCGTCTGCATTTATTATCAAGAATCACTAATACAATGACCCAAATCAATAAGCAAATGTCCTCAATAACTAAGGAATGTTACCTAGTCTTAtgtttctcaaaaatgtttttgattcAGAATTATGTTACTTGAAAAAGGTGAAAACAGGGTCTAAAACAGAGTATAAAAAGGTAGCAATCCATATGTAGTAATGATTAAATGCTGACTGTTCACAATACTAATAAATTGCTTCAAATGGtaccattttattaaatgactgTACCTATATCTTTACCTGCTACTACTCATCACACCTAAAGGTTTATCTTCATCCTTTATCAGAATCATTACAGAGCCTATAGAGAGAGTTATATACTAAACTCTCTTTCTCCAAAAAAACAAGCTGTTTTCCAGAACCCGAGACATATCCTCATAGCTCTGACGTTACCAAGAAACTCTCACTCCTTACGTGTTTCAGCTTCAAGGGTTTATTAACTTAAATTGAAAGAGGCGTatgatattgttaaaattttaattgcctTTTAAGTGTCTTAaatttttcctgaaaacaaaaataatcatcaaTTTTAACTTTGCTCCCACCTGATCTAAATGACAAAACGTTTCTTTAAGGTGCTGCAGAAGAAGGCAAtccattttatttgttaactGGCATTCTCTGTAAGGGAACCCAGCTCGCTGCATCAGCCAGTAGAAACATCTTGATACATCAGATCCCCCGTATGCCAGACAGAGCCTAGAGGGAAAAGGGCAGATGGGTAACCTGTCAGTGAAGAAGGTGCAGTGGGTGATTCAAGAACTCAAGTTGGCACAGTGGAACACACCGAGTTTCAAGCAATGTTTGTGGTAGGAATACGTAATTAAAGAATGAAAGGACAGTTGGATGgatgagagggagaaaaggaactctagaaaaaaaaacagtggtaGGGCACCTAGAAGCAGTCATGCTTTTTGCAAAAAGTatccaagaaacagaaaagagtaTTAAATCCAACTCATTTCCAAACCAACTGTTTACCATTTGCCTATGCACAATCACCAGCATATAAAAGAGGCAGGCACTGACACCCTAAGACAAACTTATGAGAGAAATCCTAGCGAATACTATCCACTAACTGAACGTGTCTATGATTTGGAAAGACCACATCTACATTATTTTAGTGGTTGGAGATTTGAAGCCAGTGTTTTCTCCATACCTGGAGAACCACTGGCATCAGACAATACAAACGATGGATGAGCGAAAAAAACTCACACTGAGTTTTAGAATGCATCGCACCTTGGGATGGGAGGCAGCAGGTAACCTTTCTCATGGACTGCTGGGCCCTCTTTGAAACTTGTTTCTATACCTTGAGATTCAAACTACCTACTGTAAGGGACAAGAAGAATTAAAGCATCCTGAAGGAGCCATCCTGAGAGCAAAATGCTGCAGAGAACACATATGTGCACTATCTGAGTGTGCTCACCTGTGTTGGGCTTGTCTCAGGAAGGACAAGCAGCAATCTGCTCctgatgtttattttataatattaacgCTTGTCTCAGTGATTACACCATGAAGGGACTTGACCACCATAAAGTAACTCATCACTCACTGAACACCATTTACGACAAGAAAAGCAAATACTCAAAATGCTAGCTAGTTAGAGAACTCGGACCTGAAAACTTATTTTCTCCTACACGACTTGCCTAAATAAAACTTTGCTGTGAGTGTGACTGGTATCTCTAGGCCAGACCACAGCACCAGACACAGAGCTAACCACAGGCTTCCTCCGTGGAAAGCATACAACACACAGCTGCTGATGTGAACTCGTATTAGAGAGTTCCAAAGGGAAGGGTAGAGTCAGTTGTTTGCAGCCTTGTTAGAATTTGCACTTCTACAATCTTGCTGGTTTCCTACGCAAACTTTGAATATATAATTCCTTATaagtaatttctttcttcctggtGATGCTTTATAGTTGAACATTAAGCATACGGTGAGGGAAGAAGTGGGGCATGCCCACTCCCAAGTTCCTCACCGAGTGTTCCGATGAGAGACCCCATCCTCCACACAGCACACACTGGTCTTCTGGTCCCCAACATCCACAATGCAGGTGCTGCTTAAACCACTGCCAAAGGTGGCGCACACAGACTCCTGATGGACCACAATCCCTGAAAAACCAAAGGCAGAGGAGCGATCAGCTGGGAAGCAAGAACACTCCCAGACACATTATCAACTGAAGTCTAGGAACCTCTGGGTAAATGTTCAAGCATTGCTGGTTCTCTCAAATAAGCATTTCCATAAAGCAGTGAATTGAATTAACTTTGTCAGTAAAAATGAGAATGAGTCTCATTTCAAGTAGGTTTCACTGGACTATCACACATACCTGAAAAACCCATCTTCATTAGGATCATATTCACTAATTCTTTCACATGCTGTTTATTATAGATATCAGGAATTAACAAGATACATCTGTAATactaaaaagaagaacaaagaaagaaaagattaaatggtTAACGTAACGCCGGGTGAAAATGAATTTCACCACACTTGTCTTCAAAGAGGATTCTCTCTAAAGTAGCAGCAATGGTTAAAAACCCAAAATTAAAGCTCAGACCTCTCTGCTATCTTTTGGgttttctgaaaaacagaaaatgtggaagtttttttccccttggaatTACTTAAAGattgtgaaataaaaagtaaaacaactgATATATCTAAAAAAGTTCCAGGACAAGGCATAAACATAAATAAGCTTGCTGCCTGCAGAGCAGTAGAGAGACACCAAAGAAACCAACAGAATAATAAAGAGAAAGCACTAAAGGGGAATTCAGTGAAGAAGATATGCTCAACACCTTAAGGCCGAGAGTGCTTCCAGGGCATGGTATAACAAACAACTCAGTAATGCATACTTCTACTGACCAAGAATCTTAAAGACAATCCAAGTAACTGGAAAATTTGAGCTCACCTTTAAATCTTTCAGAGGaatttccaagtatttttgtATTGCATGAGACCATATTACTTCAATATCTGCCAGAACAGCTGTAAGGGAGCCCCCAGGTCCTGGGTGAATATTTAACTGACCTCTTCTAATAGGCCAGTGAATATTGTAACAGTCCAGTGGATTAACATACAAGGCCTAGAAAAGACGAAGATGAACACATTGTTAAAACTCTTCTCTCAGGGTTTTCTGAATTCACGTTCAAAATTCTAAGGCCAGAAATTATTTGCTGATTAGTATTTTGCTGAGCGTTCTAAATGTTGAGAGCAGAGTATCTAACATTTCAGGAGCCAGTGTGACTATATGGTCCTCAAAGTAGGATTATGGAATGCTAGAAAACTACAACTGGATTGCAAAGTAAGTGAACTTTAGCACTAGGATCaggttttcttcttccatttcagCGCAAATAAGTTTCTTACCTCTTCTCCTACCAAAAACTCAGGGTGATGAGTTGTGTTTGTCCACTTATTTCCAGAACAGTGATCTAAAATTGCAGGTCGCATCTGCTTATTGTAGGAGCGTGCCTGAAACAAAAGCACATCAGACAATTCTCTGAATTcatgcaaggggaaaaaaaagggtgGGTGTAGTGTGAgtccttttttctcctctctcacaGACCAGATACAATGGCAAATTTTAATCACAAATCCAAGATATTTGGTAAAATATTGACTGGTAATAAAAGGATTCTCTTGCCCTTTTCCacaatctttatttttcctgtgatttttttaatacCTAGGCCGTGACTCACAGCCAGTCCAAAATTAATAATGCACTCTGCCTAAAGTTGAATACAAATTTACATATCATACTGACTCATAGCCGTTCCTAATAGTATtggtttatcattttaaaataacaaatgtggTTAAGAATATAGCTTCCCACCAAGATCCTGGAATTATACACTTAAGACTCTCAGGTAAACTGTAAATTTTCATCGACTTACAGTAAAAAACACCACCTTATCAATTATTTGGCTTGCCTAAGCATCTGTGACACTGATTCAAGTATTCCTTAGGTGGTTAactggttttttttctttttaaaggaaatcacaTCTTGCATTTGCAATGAAATAGGGAGAACACACAAATGGCATTATGATATAATAGCTGCACTAAAAGAATAAATCTGAGAATAATGCAGTTGAGACTGAACCTGTTCAGGGGACACAGGAATCCGTCTGGTACCATTTGACATCTTTTTAGACCATATGGCTTGATCCACCATTTTAAGACCATTTTGTCTTTGTTCATTACTTTCAGGTTTCtggggaagaaagaacaaagtatgAGCAGTACAAAGGATTTAGTGAAAAGGGAATACAATCTCGCAAACTACTAATTTAATGCAGCACTGGGAAATGCTCCTTTGTCAACAAGTAGCATTTCCTTAATCTCTGTCATATGTATTCAAAGTaatctttttgttatttataaattaaaaaatcataaaagaaccATCACTATAAACCAACTATCTGCAAAAATCTATTAACTTCAAGTGACTTTGGGTTGATAGAAAATTTTATGGCAAATCAGTTTCACTACTTTACACTTACAAAGTATTTCAGAGACTTCCATCTGAGTATTTATATAATTCTCCTGTTTGCAATGTTGTAACAATTTTGTAATATTCCTTCATGTTATTTTGCTCAACCAACAAGTATTCAAGTTATTGTGATATTATAAAGAATATATCCATAAATTTTgtagaaatgttttgttttctttcaatttttattccTGAGATTTATTTCCTAAAGTAGAATTATAGGATACAAAGATATAAGTGAATATTAGACTCTTACATTGTCAAATTATATTTACGCTTAGAAATTGGACTTGAGTATAGTCTGCTAGTTATGCTACAAAGACTTATCATACCCTAAGACTTatcgtattttgctgtgtatgaTGCACTCTCATGTATAACGTGCACCCACgattttggcccaaactttcagggaaaaaatatttcattttaatttcttaattcaaatttttatttgcttatatttaggtacttgttttttgtatcatgaaggaattttagcatttattattattacacttttaactcataagcataaataaaagaattaaaaacatttatatagatacggaattagtaccacccatgtataatgtgcatccttactttttcctcacaaatttgggcaaaaaagtgtgcattatacatggcaaaatacagtactaTCAGAATTACAGAAACTACAAGTTCCTAAAACTATCCTTGATTTAAATCTTAAAAGTGAActacaatgtaatatatatatttaacatctACTACCACAAAAATTTTTCCGATAATTACCATTTGCAAACtaggataaaataaatgtttactgtaaggaaacacatttttttaccTTTAAGTTATGATATGACCTAAGATTATAATAAGTGTTTACTGTAACAATTCAATTTGCTTATGAATTGAAAATATAAGCTCAACTTAAACTGTAAGTatccagaagagaaaatatgGCAGTCAGTTAACAGAGACCTGAATACATCATTTTCAGTGCATGACAATTCTGTATCTTCCATTAAAGATCACCTTCATCAATATGCAATTTGTCCTCACGGGTTAAAAAAAAGTTGGATTtacttttgttataattatttctttacaatCTAAAATCGCTAGCTCagatgaaaaatgtatttgtaaccctGAAtgatgctattattttaaaacacattaaagcCATGAGGAACGTTTATTCAAGATTACTGTGTACACTTGAATGTCTAAACCCTCCCAAAGAAAAAACTGTGGGCTTTCTCTCCAGGTCCTCCATTTCTGACTTACATTTAGTCCCTCCCTTAGGAGCCAGTTGTCCTTGTATAGGGGCTGCCCTTGTTGCTTGTGTCTTCGTGCAATGACGTGAGGAATGCTGGCAGGAAGTGTGTCTGTGGCTCGACCGATCCTTAAAGTTGTTGAACCTGGATGTATGACGACAATGAAGTTGCTCTGGATTTGCTGCAAACATGAAACATAGGCGTGTGGTCTTAGTAAGTAATATGCAGGTAACAAGGTAAATAACATGTAGGTAACAGACCAGACGAAGAAGTTAGTTTCCTAAAATGACTATCAGGTATTAAATGACTCAAAggtattaaaataattctgtaaagGGAGGTCTTTGAGAGGCATTAAACTACTGCTCCCTGCCTGAATACAAACTCATTTTGTATGTGTTCCCAGGATCTGACTCACATAGTCCAAAAAATACTTGTTTAAATGAACGGAACCATAATTATCCAATGCAAATTAACCTCTTGGGCATTTGTCGCAGGCACAGTAGGTATAATGGTGACCAAGACGAAGTCCCAACCATCAGAGAATTTTACTAGGGAAGACAGTTAAACAAGGAATGAGAGTGTGGGGAATACTATGACTAGTGAAGTGCTGGCTTCCCTAAGTCGAAACCACCTAAAGATgcttgtaaaaataaacaagcaaaaggTTGACCCTAAACTTTCATTACCAATTTtctaaatcagaatctccagggagaGAGCCTAGGAATCTGCAATTTTCAAAAGCTCCTGAGGTGATTAATATGACAACTCAGGTTTAAACCCACTGGTTGAACAGGTGAGGAAAGAAGTTAATGTAaggataaaattattattttgtaatgctGGAAAATAAGGCTTTATATATATCAACCACTTCCagtgtatgtgtgcatacactgtattttggttattgtttctaaaaatacTTTACCCTTTTTGGTTCTTTGCTATTTATCTAATGTGGCAAGAATCTGGTGTGGAAAAGCCAGAGTTCACAATTCTATCCTCGTAAGTCAGAAAACGTTGCTGCAATTCACAATCCATTGTTGGGTGACGGTGAACAAGGACTGACAAAGTAGCACAAATCAGGACAGTGGAGCGATGACTGGACTTTACTTTCAGATGGTAATTTTTTTAGATCTCATGGG
This Rhinolophus sinicus isolate RSC01 linkage group LG10, ASM3656204v1, whole genome shotgun sequence DNA region includes the following protein-coding sequences:
- the ACTR8 gene encoding actin-related protein 8, producing MTQAEKGDAENGKEKGGEKEKEQRGVKRPIVPALVPESLQEQIQSNFIVVIHPGSTTLRIGRATDTLPASIPHVIARRHKQQGQPLYKDNWLLREGLNKPESNEQRQNGLKMVDQAIWSKKMSNGTRRIPVSPEQARSYNKQMRPAILDHCSGNKWTNTTHHPEFLVGEEALYVNPLDCYNIHWPIRRGQLNIHPGPGGSLTAVLADIEVIWSHAIQKYLEIPLKDLKYYRCILLIPDIYNKQHVKELVNMILMKMGFSGIVVHQESVCATFGSGLSSTCIVDVGDQKTSVCCVEDGVSHRNTRLCLAYGGSDVSRCFYWLMQRAGFPYRECQLTNKMDCLLLQHLKETFCHLDQDISGLQDHEFQIRHPDSPALLYQFRLGDEKLQAPMALFYPATFGIVGQKMTTLQHRSQGDPEDPHDEHYLLATQSKQEQSAKATADRKSASKPIGFEGDLRGPSSDLPERLHSQEVDLGPSQGDCLMAGNDSEEALTALMSRKTAISLFEGKALGLDKAILHSIDCCSSDDTKKKMYSSILVVGGGLMFHKAQEFLQHRILNKMPPSFRRIIENVEVITRPKDMDPRLIAWKGGAVLACLDTTQELWIYQREWQRFGVRMLRERAAFVW